The genomic interval GAGGACGAGTCGCTTGGAGATCTGGTGGAAGACACCATCGCCGGTGTCCTGAAATCCATGCCGCCCAAGCGCCGCAGCGATACCGAAGTTCTGAACTCGGCGCTGTTCAAGGCGATCCGGAACGAAGTGAACGCCTATTGGGGCCGCAAGCCCAACGTTTCGGTTTTCGTTCACCGCGTATAGCGGCGACGTGCCTCACCTTTTGGGTGCAGGCAGACCTGTCGAATTGCGAGGCTTAGGGTTATTATCGAGCCACAGCCTTGCGGTTCGACCGCACGCAGATGAGTCCATGACGGCGTGGACGGATCGGGAAAGGAACGCTCATGCAAATCGGTTCTATACTGGCGGTGTTCTTCGTCGTCTGGTGGCTGAGTTTCGTCGCCGTTCTGCCGATTGGCAATCGCAGCCAGGCCGAAGCTGGTCATGTCGTTGCCGGTACGGATCCGGCCGCGCCGGTAACGCCTCGCGTGCTGCTTCGGGCTCTGATTGCCACTGGCATTGCCATTGTGCTGACGGCTTTGCTGTTGTGGAGCCTCACCAACGAAACCCTCCATTATTACTGGAATCGCTAGTCCTGCCGTCAGGATGCCCAGCCGACCATCACCAGTTTCCTGGCGGCTTGTAAGCGCTAGTCATCTGTTCGCGTACGATGAGGTGGCGGTGGATGTCATCTTTTCGTCATCTCGAAACACTAAGACCGCGACAAACAAAAAAGCGGGGCACAAGGCCCCGCTAATATGAGTTTGATCGACAATACGCTGGTCTTAGGCACGCTATACAGCGGCAGCCAACGCTCCTCCCTTGACGTTGTCGACGTCCGGCGGTTTGTGACCGCCTGTGCTTTATTGCGTCGGACCCTAACAACAAGATTTGCACCTGTCACGCAGATTCTGCATGCCTTCCATGCTTGCATCGGATGGACGAGTAGGATTTGAGTGGGCATCAACAAAAGCCTTGAGTCGACGGACCTTTTCGGGAGTTCACATGCGCCTGTCTCGCTACTTTTTGCCGGTCCTGCGCGATGTGCCTAAAGAGGCCGAAATCGTCTCGCACCGCTTGATGCTGCGCGCCGGCATGATCCGCCAGCAGGCCTCTGGCCTCTATTCCTGGCTGCCGCTCGGCTATAAAGTACTGATGAAGGTACAAAAAATCATCGAAGAAGAGCAGAATCGCTCCGGCGCGATCGAGCTTTTGATGCCAACCATCCAGTCGGCCGATCTGTGGCGCGAGTCCGGTCGCTACGATGCCTATGGCAAAGAGATGCTGCGCATCGAAGATCGCCACGAGCGCGAATTCCTCTATGGCCCGACCAATGAGGAAATGATCACCGACATTTTCCGCACCTATGTGAAGTCCTACAAGGACTTGCCGCTGAACCTTTACCACATCCAGTGGAAGTTCCGTGACGAGGTGCGTCCGCGCTTCGGCACCATGCGCAGCCGCGAATTCCTGATGAAGGATGCCTATTCCTTCGATCTGTCCAAGGAAGCGGCCGTGCAGGCCTACGAGCGCATGTTCGTTGCCTATCTGCGCACCTATGCCCGCATGGGCCTGACCGCCATTCCGATGCGCGCCGATACCGGCCCTATCGGTGGCGATCTCAGCCATGAGTGGATCGTGCTGGCCGACACTGGCGAAAGCGCCGTGTTCTGCGACCGCCGCCTGCTCGAAAAGCCAATTCCTGCCCAGGACGTCGACTTCCGCGGCGACCTCAATCCGATCTTTCAGGACTGGACCTCGCTTTACGCCGCGACCGAAGACATGGTCGATATGGGAGAGTACGAAGCCGCTGTTCCAGAAGAACATCGTGTTTCTGCACGCGGTATCGAAGTCGGCCATATTTTCTACTTCGGCACCAAGTACTCCGAGCCCATGAAGGCGACCGTCACCGGTCCCGACGGCAAGGAAATCACCGTGCATATGGGCTCTTATGGTATCGGACCGACGCGTCTCGTGCCGGCCATTATTGAAGCCTTCCACGATGAGTCCGGCATTGTCTGGCCCGTCAGCGTTGCGCCTTTCGAGGCCGTGCTGATCAATCTTAAGGCCGGCAATGCCGCGTGCGACGCTGCGTGCGATGCGCTTTACGCCGAATTGAACGCGGCCGGGCTCGACATGCTCTATGATGATCGCGATCAGGGTGCGGGTGCAAAGTTCACCACGGCTGATCTGATCGGTATCCCATACCAGATCATTCTCGGACCACGTGGCCTTGCCAATGGCGAAGCCGAAATCAAGCACCGCAAGACCGGTGAACGCGAAACGTTGCCGATTGCCGACGCAGTGGCACGCCTCAAGAGCCTTATCGAACCACAGCGAAAGACTGACATTTGACCGACACGGCGCAGCCTGCACTGAATAAGGGCACGCGCGCCTTCTCGCGCTTTGAATGGATGGTCGCGGGACGATATCTGCGCGCCCGTCGCAAGGAGGCGTTCATTTCGGTGATCGCCAGCCTGACCATGGTCGGTGTTGCCATTGGCGTGGCGACGCTGATCGTCGTCATGTCGGTGATGAACGGCTTCCGCGCCGAATTGCTGACCAAGATTCTGGGTCTCAACGGCCACTTCACGGCCTATCCGATCGAGCGTGAGTTCACCGACTACCAAGAGACGATCGCGGCGATGCAGAAAATCGACGGCGTCGATTTCGCCGTCTATTTCGTCGAAGGTCAGGTGCTGGCGTCTGGTCGTGGCAGTTCGACCGGCGTCACCGTTCGCGGCATGGACGAAGAAAACATCAAGAAGCTCAAGCTGCTCTACAACGCCGCAAATCAGGGTGGTTGGGACCAGTGGGATGATAGCCGTGGCATCGCCATCGGCTACCGACTGGCACAGACCCTGGGCGTCTCGCTCGGCGATCAGGTGCAGATTATCAATCCTGATGGGGCCATGACCCCGTTCGGATCGACACCGCAGATCCGCTCCTATCCGGTCAATGTGATCTTCGATCTCGGCATGGTCGAGTTTGATAGCTTCTTCATGTACATGCCGCTCGAGCCGGCTCAAGACTATTTCAAGATGTTCGACGAGGTGCTGCGTCCGGGCTTTGGACCGCTGGACCCGCTGGCCAGCGATGCTGAAATCGACGCCGCCTATGAGCGCATCAATCGGGTGACGGCAGCTGAAGTGTTCATTAAGAACCCCGATGACGTTGCCCTTATGCGCGATCGGCTACAGGCCGATACGGAAATCCGCCCGCTGATTCTGACCGATTGGCAGCAGCGCAACGAGACCTTCTTCTCGGCGCTGCAGGTCGAGCGGGTAGTGATGTTCACGATCCTGTCGATGATTATCCTCGTCGCCGCGTTCAACATCATTTCCAGCCTCATCATGCTGGTGAAGGACAAGAGCTCAGATATCGCCGTGCTGCGCACCATGGGTGCCACACGCGGCTCGATCATGCGCATCTTCTCAATCACCGGCACCACTATCGGCGTGATCGGCACGTTGAGCGGCACCATTCTTGGATTGATCGTTGCGGCCAATGCCGAGCCGCTGCGGGCCTTTGTGTCCAATACGCTCGGCGTCGCAATCTTCCCCCCGGAAGTGTTCTTCCTGTCGTCGCTGCCATCCAAGACCGACCCTATTGAGGTCACTGTCGTGGTTTGCCTGGCGCTTGGGCTGAGCTTCCTTGCTACGCTTTACCCGGCCTGGCGCGCCGCCCAATATGATCCAGTCGAGGCCCTGCGCTATGAGTAAGCCACATCTGGTTC from Devosia sp. 2618 carries:
- a CDS encoding DUF1467 family protein → MQIGSILAVFFVVWWLSFVAVLPIGNRSQAEAGHVVAGTDPAAPVTPRVLLRALIATGIAIVLTALLLWSLTNETLHYYWNR
- the proS gene encoding proline--tRNA ligase, producing MRLSRYFLPVLRDVPKEAEIVSHRLMLRAGMIRQQASGLYSWLPLGYKVLMKVQKIIEEEQNRSGAIELLMPTIQSADLWRESGRYDAYGKEMLRIEDRHEREFLYGPTNEEMITDIFRTYVKSYKDLPLNLYHIQWKFRDEVRPRFGTMRSREFLMKDAYSFDLSKEAAVQAYERMFVAYLRTYARMGLTAIPMRADTGPIGGDLSHEWIVLADTGESAVFCDRRLLEKPIPAQDVDFRGDLNPIFQDWTSLYAATEDMVDMGEYEAAVPEEHRVSARGIEVGHIFYFGTKYSEPMKATVTGPDGKEITVHMGSYGIGPTRLVPAIIEAFHDESGIVWPVSVAPFEAVLINLKAGNAACDAACDALYAELNAAGLDMLYDDRDQGAGAKFTTADLIGIPYQIILGPRGLANGEAEIKHRKTGERETLPIADAVARLKSLIEPQRKTDI
- a CDS encoding ABC transporter permease; protein product: MVAGRYLRARRKEAFISVIASLTMVGVAIGVATLIVVMSVMNGFRAELLTKILGLNGHFTAYPIEREFTDYQETIAAMQKIDGVDFAVYFVEGQVLASGRGSSTGVTVRGMDEENIKKLKLLYNAANQGGWDQWDDSRGIAIGYRLAQTLGVSLGDQVQIINPDGAMTPFGSTPQIRSYPVNVIFDLGMVEFDSFFMYMPLEPAQDYFKMFDEVLRPGFGPLDPLASDAEIDAAYERINRVTAAEVFIKNPDDVALMRDRLQADTEIRPLILTDWQQRNETFFSALQVERVVMFTILSMIILVAAFNIISSLIMLVKDKSSDIAVLRTMGATRGSIMRIFSITGTTIGVIGTLSGTILGLIVAANAEPLRAFVSNTLGVAIFPPEVFFLSSLPSKTDPIEVTVVVCLALGLSFLATLYPAWRAAQYDPVEALRYE